In Streptomyces sp. NBC_01426, one genomic interval encodes:
- a CDS encoding SDR family oxidoreductase, with amino-acid sequence MATHLITGAGSGIGAAVANRLHARGDDLVLLARDAARGKQLVERFPGAGVLVGDLADPDRLSWAFSKQAIPERIDSLLHIAGIVDLGPVGELRPKTWHQQLNVNLIAPAEVTRLLLPTLRASHATIVFVNSGAGLHAHADWSAYAASKHGLKALADSLREEEKPNGIRVTSVYPGRTASPMQAKVHSQEGKEYDAAAWIDPESVATTVVMAVDLPRDAEVNDLSVRPGR; translated from the coding sequence ATGGCTACTCACCTGATCACCGGTGCCGGATCCGGCATCGGCGCCGCCGTCGCGAACCGCCTGCACGCGCGCGGCGACGACCTCGTCCTCCTGGCCCGCGACGCCGCGCGCGGCAAGCAGCTCGTCGAACGCTTCCCCGGCGCGGGCGTGCTCGTGGGCGACCTCGCGGACCCCGACCGGCTCTCCTGGGCCTTCTCCAAGCAGGCCATCCCCGAGCGGATCGACTCCCTGCTGCACATCGCGGGGATCGTGGACCTCGGCCCGGTGGGCGAACTGCGCCCCAAGACCTGGCACCAGCAGCTCAACGTCAACCTGATCGCCCCCGCCGAGGTCACCCGGCTGCTGCTCCCCACCCTGCGCGCCTCGCACGCGACGATCGTCTTCGTGAACTCCGGCGCCGGACTGCACGCGCACGCCGACTGGAGCGCGTACGCCGCCTCCAAGCACGGCCTGAAGGCCCTCGCCGACTCCCTGCGCGAGGAGGAGAAGCCCAACGGCATCCGCGTCACCTCGGTCTACCCGGGCCGCACCGCGAGCCCCATGCAGGCCAAGGTGCATTCCCAGGAGGGCAAGGAGTACGACGCCGCCGCCTGGATCGACCCCGAGTCCGTCGCGACGACCGTCGTCATGGCCGTCGACCTGCCCCGCGACGCCGAGGTCAACGACCTCAGCGTCAGGCCCGGCCGATGA